A window from Bacteroidota bacterium encodes these proteins:
- a CDS encoding DNA cytosine methyltransferase, whose translation MNILIACEFSGVVRDAFNEKGHNAWSCDISPTESSGNHIQGDVVNYLNAGWDMMIAHPPCTYLAVCGNRWMKNNPAREQSRKEAITFFMKLVNCNIPKICVENPVGIMSTQWRKPEQYIQPYEYGHPETKKTGLWLKGLPKLKPTNIVTPEYILGKDGKRYSRIHYMSQWNNHDRSKERSRTYLGIAAAMADQWG comes from the coding sequence ATGAATATCTTAATAGCATGTGAATTTAGTGGGGTTGTAAGGGATGCGTTTAATGAAAAAGGGCATAATGCCTGGTCATGCGACATATCCCCTACCGAATCAAGTGGTAATCATATACAGGGTGATGTAGTAAATTATCTTAATGCTGGTTGGGATATGATGATTGCTCACCCTCCCTGTACGTATCTGGCGGTTTGTGGGAATAGATGGATGAAAAACAATCCCGCCCGCGAACAATCACGAAAAGAAGCAATCACATTTTTCATGAAATTAGTTAACTGCAATATTCCTAAAATATGTGTTGAAAATCCTGTCGGTATTATGTCTACACAATGGAGAAAACCGGAACAATATATTCAGCCGTATGAATATGGCCACCCGGAAACAAAAAAAACCGGCCTATGGTTGAAAGGATTGCCAAAATTAAAACCTACGAATATTGTTACTCCGGAGTACATATTAGGCAAAGATGGAAAACGATATTCCAGAATTCATTATATGAGTCAATGGAACAATCACGATCGATCTAAAGAACGAAGTAGAACATATTTAGGGATTGCTGCTGCAATGGCCGACCAATGGGGATAG